One window from the genome of Spirosoma rhododendri encodes:
- the rpiB gene encoding ribose 5-phosphate isomerase B, with amino-acid sequence MTIAIGSDHAGFRYKEAIKTMLTELGHTVVDKGTYAETPSVDYPLFIRPVAEAVAAGEVERGVVLGGSGNGEAMTSNRIKGVRAALCWNEESARLGRQHNDANVISLGERMMDQDTALKLVRIWLDTPFEGGRHLARIQELDQ; translated from the coding sequence ATGACCATTGCAATCGGTTCCGACCACGCTGGCTTCCGCTACAAAGAAGCCATAAAAACTATGCTGACCGAACTCGGCCACACGGTTGTCGACAAAGGCACCTACGCCGAGACACCTTCCGTTGATTATCCGCTGTTTATCCGGCCCGTAGCCGAAGCCGTGGCCGCTGGAGAGGTCGAGCGGGGCGTTGTGCTGGGCGGATCGGGCAACGGCGAGGCCATGACGTCTAACCGGATCAAGGGTGTGCGGGCGGCTCTGTGCTGGAATGAGGAATCGGCCCGGCTGGGGCGGCAGCACAACGACGCCAACGTGATTTCGCTGGGCGAACGGATGATGGATCAGGACACGGCGCTTAAACTGGTACGAATCTGGCTCGATACACCCTTTGAAGGGGGCCGTCACCTCGCCCGGATTCAGGAACTGGATCAGTAG